In Candidatus Defluviibacterium haderslevense, the following are encoded in one genomic region:
- a CDS encoding Omp28-related outer membrane protein produces the protein MNRILLFVFSFILLGALQAQTFKDDMEKYNVDDYIAASDATWTVWSGANGEGTDEDALITNENAHSGKNSIRLEAGSAAGGPTDLVLPFGGELNVGTFKYEMWIFTVADQASYFNFQAKAKIGTTWALDNYFDGDAKFRCSLGSASAENLVEVDYAPDTWVKYTLIANLTDNVWEILLNDVSVIKFANPNNSIASIDIYPNYITGSNTRGSGSLFYVDDVSFELIPFVKPNLDAAVLNINYKPKFISGANGAGSINVRNLGITPITSIEVSTRVNGGTPTTTTISNLNIPSLGFSLVKLPAYLYTPGKSTMEIEISKVNGTADDNAGNNIKSLDLLGVVPAPDKKVVVEEATGTWCQWCPRGAVYLDSMARTYPDYFIGIAVHGGSTTEPMMVPTYATGITTFPGFSGYPSIINDRKTLSDPLAVETEFYNLITEPNPAKLTNGARWDSVKRELVISVRADFNSDLTGDYRFNMVIVENAVKGTGTPYNQANAYAGNANGPMGGYELLTNPVPASKMTYNHVARAILDGYAGIPGFLSSTIKKGSSYFINYTYIVPANFKVQNIKLVGLLYGPNGEIINGTETSIAEAVANGIVLDVDQTIEPSTVIELSPNPSSDISLIQLELAKPSFVTMEVNDLVGKTISHKSYGQLDGNIELPIQTNLLPTGTYLVKLSINGAIQTKKLVVSH, from the coding sequence ATGAACAGAATTTTACTTTTTGTTTTTTCATTTATACTTCTGGGTGCACTCCAAGCCCAAACTTTTAAAGACGACATGGAGAAGTATAATGTGGATGATTATATTGCGGCATCCGATGCTACCTGGACAGTTTGGAGTGGTGCAAATGGCGAAGGCACTGATGAAGATGCCTTAATCACTAATGAAAATGCACACTCCGGCAAAAATTCAATTAGATTAGAAGCTGGATCAGCAGCGGGAGGTCCAACAGACTTGGTTTTACCTTTTGGAGGTGAATTAAATGTTGGTACTTTCAAATATGAAATGTGGATTTTTACAGTAGCGGATCAGGCTTCTTATTTCAATTTTCAAGCTAAGGCTAAAATTGGAACTACTTGGGCACTTGACAACTATTTTGATGGCGATGCCAAATTTAGGTGTTCGCTAGGTTCCGCATCAGCAGAAAATTTAGTTGAGGTGGATTATGCTCCTGACACTTGGGTTAAGTATACCTTAATTGCTAATCTTACAGACAATGTTTGGGAAATATTGTTAAATGATGTCAGTGTTATTAAATTCGCAAACCCAAACAATAGCATTGCATCCATTGATATTTACCCTAATTATATAACAGGCTCAAATACAAGAGGATCGGGTTCACTATTTTATGTTGATGACGTCTCTTTCGAATTGATTCCATTTGTAAAACCTAATTTAGATGCAGCCGTTCTTAACATTAATTATAAACCAAAATTTATAAGCGGTGCAAACGGTGCTGGTTCAATTAATGTTAGGAATTTAGGTATTACACCAATAACTTCTATAGAAGTAAGTACTAGAGTCAATGGAGGAACACCAACTACGACTACCATCAGCAATTTAAATATTCCATCATTGGGATTTAGTTTGGTCAAATTGCCTGCTTACCTTTATACACCAGGAAAAAGTACTATGGAAATTGAGATTTCTAAAGTAAATGGAACGGCTGATGACAATGCTGGAAATAATATTAAATCACTTGATTTATTAGGAGTAGTTCCTGCTCCAGATAAGAAAGTAGTAGTTGAAGAGGCTACCGGAACATGGTGCCAATGGTGCCCAAGAGGTGCTGTTTATTTAGATTCTATGGCCAGAACATACCCTGACTATTTTATTGGAATTGCAGTTCATGGTGGAAGTACAACAGAACCGATGATGGTTCCAACTTACGCTACTGGGATAACCACATTTCCTGGATTTTCAGGATATCCAAGCATCATCAATGACCGCAAAACATTAAGTGACCCATTAGCTGTTGAAACAGAATTTTATAATTTAATTACTGAACCTAATCCTGCTAAATTAACAAATGGTGCCAGATGGGATTCCGTTAAAAGAGAATTGGTTATATCTGTGCGAGCAGATTTTAATTCTGATCTAACAGGTGATTATAGATTTAACATGGTTATTGTTGAAAATGCAGTCAAAGGAACCGGCACACCTTATAACCAAGCTAACGCATATGCAGGAAATGCAAACGGCCCTATGGGAGGTTATGAATTGTTAACTAATCCTGTACCTGCTTCAAAAATGACATATAATCATGTTGCACGAGCAATATTGGATGGCTATGCAGGTATTCCTGGATTTTTATCCAGTACTATTAAGAAAGGTTCTAGTTATTTCATCAACTACACATATATAGTACCGGCAAACTTCAAAGTTCAGAATATTAAATTGGTAGGATTATTATATGGACCAAATGGTGAGATTATTAATGGAACGGAGACCTCTATTGCGGAAGCTGTTGCCAATGGAATTGTATTGGATGTTGACCAAACTATTGAGCCATCTACGGTAATAGAACTAAGTCCAAATCCAAGTTCAGATATCTCTTTAATTCAATTAGAATTGGCTAAACCTTCCTTTGTAACTATGGAAGTTAATGATTTAGTAGGAAAAACCATTTCCCATAAGTCATATGGTCAATTGGATGGAAACATTGAATTACCTATTCAAACCAATCTTTTACCTACTGGAACTTATCTCGTAAAATTATCTATTAACGGTGCAATACAAACCAAAAAATTGGTTGTAAGCCATTAA
- a CDS encoding Omp28-related outer membrane protein, with protein MKKLLLLSSLLLIHALVIAQAPKYVLFEHFTNTSCGPCAQQNPGFQADLIIPNASVVRHISYHPWWPSNTDPFYLYDVPTQTDRTMFYEVSGVPDVRLNGNVKNGGPSSFSQADIDQVQSETSPISLDVSWSDLGSERKIIVKVNTVGDKPTGDFTLQTVIIEKLVTLPVPAANGEKEFPNVMRKMLPDVNGQAITLADKGSTVIQEYTYSEDASLQLDKLEVIAFVQNNDTKEVLNIGSTFDPAIITQNRPTTVVKNLAATKSTTFEYEYLNKNSQTESLSIKLNSDQPSNWKKSMAIGSQTYIDEATVSVEAGKTLKVIVNIEPGITPAVSTYTLSVYSATNPNIAPINNRMYVISGISDLVVHNSSATGDGKKHPIDWKTQYDEGFNLANGTTYGHGTESILKNAVKDKAMDGIKHIYFNAGWSFPALTSELSTTLKTFAESGGNIMISGQDVAWATFDQGTSNTYANEEAQDLATQIMGVDYVDDGASTLTRFTPVKTDALFGNELQSTLTAYYTSTYFFPDRLKVFGTGVATHNYNGLLNGTNCAAIRNQGPNYKTYWLAPGVEQLSIATRKELIKLIYNWFHGIISSTDFDLQASRLELGQNIPNPVSEETTISYSPIPTDHMILKIYDVNGYNTDMQLLKVGQTSSKINVSNWKSGIYYYNISDSKTSGLPRKMIVIK; from the coding sequence ATGAAAAAACTTTTACTCCTTTCTAGTCTATTATTAATACATGCATTAGTGATCGCTCAAGCACCAAAATATGTATTATTCGAACATTTTACCAATACATCATGTGGCCCTTGCGCCCAACAAAATCCTGGATTCCAAGCAGACCTGATTATTCCCAATGCCTCAGTTGTCAGACATATTTCATATCATCCTTGGTGGCCATCCAACACGGATCCGTTTTATCTCTATGATGTCCCTACTCAAACGGATCGAACTATGTTCTATGAAGTTAGTGGAGTACCTGATGTGAGGTTAAATGGCAATGTAAAAAATGGAGGACCAAGCTCTTTTTCACAAGCAGACATTGATCAAGTTCAATCGGAAACGAGTCCCATTTCTCTAGATGTTAGTTGGTCTGATTTGGGTTCAGAACGAAAAATTATTGTAAAAGTAAATACTGTGGGTGATAAACCAACTGGAGACTTTACCTTACAAACTGTGATTATAGAAAAATTAGTAACCCTTCCCGTTCCAGCAGCAAACGGTGAAAAAGAATTTCCCAACGTCATGCGTAAAATGCTTCCAGACGTTAATGGGCAAGCAATTACATTAGCTGATAAAGGAAGTACTGTGATTCAAGAATATACATACTCAGAAGATGCTTCCCTCCAACTAGACAAATTAGAAGTAATAGCTTTTGTACAAAATAATGATACCAAAGAAGTCTTAAATATCGGGTCAACTTTCGACCCTGCTATTATCACACAAAACAGACCAACTACTGTGGTAAAAAATTTAGCGGCAACTAAATCAACAACATTTGAATATGAATATTTGAATAAAAATTCACAAACAGAATCATTATCTATTAAATTAAATTCAGATCAACCTTCCAATTGGAAAAAATCAATGGCCATCGGATCTCAAACTTATATAGATGAGGCCACTGTAAGTGTAGAAGCAGGAAAAACTTTAAAGGTAATCGTGAATATTGAGCCCGGTATAACGCCTGCGGTATCAACTTATACTCTTAGTGTTTATTCCGCAACAAATCCAAATATCGCCCCTATCAATAACCGAATGTATGTCATTTCAGGAATCTCCGACTTAGTTGTACATAATAGTTCAGCTACCGGTGATGGAAAGAAACATCCAATTGATTGGAAAACACAATACGATGAAGGTTTTAACTTAGCTAATGGCACTACTTATGGTCATGGTACAGAATCCATCTTGAAAAATGCTGTAAAAGATAAGGCCATGGATGGAATAAAACACATTTATTTTAATGCCGGATGGAGTTTTCCAGCTTTAACTTCAGAACTTTCTACAACATTAAAAACTTTTGCTGAATCTGGTGGAAATATCATGATATCGGGTCAAGACGTTGCTTGGGCTACCTTTGATCAGGGAACCTCTAACACTTATGCTAATGAAGAAGCTCAAGATCTGGCCACCCAAATCATGGGTGTAGACTATGTAGATGACGGAGCAAGCACATTAACTAGATTTACACCAGTGAAAACCGATGCATTATTTGGAAATGAGCTGCAAAGTACCTTAACTGCTTATTACACTTCCACTTATTTTTTTCCGGATCGTTTAAAAGTATTTGGAACAGGTGTGGCTACGCATAATTACAATGGATTATTAAATGGCACAAACTGTGCAGCCATTCGAAATCAGGGTCCCAATTACAAAACATATTGGTTGGCTCCTGGGGTAGAACAATTATCAATAGCTACAAGAAAAGAACTTATAAAATTGATTTATAATTGGTTTCATGGAATTATCTCTTCGACGGATTTTGATTTGCAAGCAAGTCGACTCGAATTGGGTCAAAATATTCCAAATCCTGTAAGTGAAGAAACAACAATTTCTTATTCACCTATTCCAACTGACCATATGATTTTAAAAATTTACGATGTTAATGGATACAACACTGACATGCAATTATTAAAAGTTGGTCAAACAAGTTCAAAAATAAATGTATCAAACTGGAAGTCAGGAATTTACTATTACAACATAAGTGATTCAAAAACCTCAGGATTGCCTCGTAAAATGATCGTCATTAAATGA
- a CDS encoding pyridoxal phosphate-dependent aminotransferase has product MNTFEIADRVAGMNESATLRMAQKARELTAQGFDIINLSLGEPDFDTPQHIKDSAIAAIQAGITKYTPVSGALDLRQSISEKFKRDNSLNYSPTEIIVSNGAKQSFANLCFALLQEGDEVVLLSPYWVSYYEIIKLAGAKPIIVHAGVDQNFKPKAESILKAISPKTRMLVFSSPSNPTGSVFSKSELESYCNVLRSYPNILVVSDEIYEYIIFDEIHTSIGSLEGMNERTATINGFSKGFSMTGWRLGYMGAPKEVVDACVKIQGQFTSGAASFTQKAGLTALTTPLTPTYQMRDEFKARRDLLLTEIKTISNWKVNMPHGAFYILPEVDFYFGKRNQDHIISNAEDLALFLLHEAKVAVVSGDAFGAPQCLRISYSLSKEKIIEAIRRIKQALDQLH; this is encoded by the coding sequence ATGAATACATTTGAAATTGCGGATCGTGTAGCAGGAATGAATGAATCGGCTACTTTAAGAATGGCTCAAAAAGCTCGTGAACTTACAGCCCAGGGTTTTGACATTATCAATCTAAGTCTTGGCGAACCGGATTTTGATACACCACAACATATCAAAGATTCTGCAATAGCTGCTATCCAGGCAGGAATTACAAAGTATACTCCGGTATCCGGCGCTTTGGATCTCAGACAAAGCATCTCAGAAAAATTTAAGAGGGATAATTCATTAAATTACTCCCCTACCGAAATCATTGTTTCTAATGGAGCAAAGCAGAGTTTTGCTAATCTGTGTTTTGCTTTACTTCAAGAAGGTGATGAAGTCGTATTACTTTCACCCTATTGGGTTTCTTATTATGAAATTATTAAATTAGCAGGTGCAAAACCCATCATCGTCCATGCCGGTGTGGATCAAAACTTTAAACCAAAAGCAGAATCAATTCTAAAAGCTATTAGTCCTAAAACCAGAATGTTGGTTTTCTCTTCGCCTTCAAACCCAACTGGTAGTGTATTTTCTAAATCTGAATTAGAATCATATTGCAATGTTTTAAGATCCTATCCTAATATCTTGGTTGTATCTGATGAAATTTATGAGTATATCATTTTCGATGAAATCCATACCAGTATTGGTTCATTAGAAGGAATGAATGAACGGACTGCAACTATTAATGGTTTTTCAAAAGGGTTCTCGATGACCGGTTGGCGATTAGGGTATATGGGAGCACCTAAAGAAGTTGTAGATGCATGTGTTAAAATTCAAGGCCAATTTACTTCAGGGGCTGCATCTTTCACCCAGAAAGCGGGATTAACGGCACTAACTACACCGTTGACACCTACCTATCAAATGCGAGATGAATTTAAAGCGAGGAGAGATCTTCTATTAACTGAAATAAAAACAATTTCAAATTGGAAGGTTAATATGCCTCATGGGGCCTTTTATATTTTGCCTGAAGTTGATTTTTATTTTGGAAAGCGGAATCAAGACCATATCATTTCCAATGCAGAAGATTTAGCTCTGTTTTTACTACATGAAGCAAAAGTAGCGGTAGTATCTGGTGATGCATTTGGAGCTCCGCAATGTTTGAGAATATCTTATTCATTATCCAAAGAGAAGATTATCGAAGCTATTCGGAGAATCAAGCAAGCCTTGGATCAATTGCATTGA